The following are from one region of the Streptomyces changanensis genome:
- a CDS encoding succinate dehydrogenase cytochrome b subunit, producing MAQATRTHSSGTAGRPPSPRAPRRTLLGSTVGKKAVMAVSGLILLGYLVAHVMGNLKVFFGPDEFNAYGHWLRTMGAPVLHHEWGLWIVRVVLLTAVVAHGVSAYQLSRLDRKARPTRYVHRRRRASYATRTMRWGGVIIALFIVWHLLDLTTLTVNANAQPGHPYENVVATFSTWYGNVIYIVAMLAVGLHVRHGFWSAAQTLGAGKARRDRALKAAATTLALVLTAGFLAVPVAVMTGVVS from the coding sequence ATGGCTCAGGCAACGCGGACGCACTCCTCGGGCACGGCCGGGCGACCGCCGTCCCCGCGCGCCCCCCGGCGCACCCTCCTCGGATCGACCGTCGGCAAGAAGGCCGTCATGGCCGTCAGCGGCCTGATCCTCCTCGGCTACCTCGTCGCCCACGTCATGGGCAACCTCAAGGTCTTCTTCGGCCCCGACGAGTTCAACGCCTACGGCCACTGGCTGCGCACCATGGGCGCCCCCGTCCTCCACCACGAGTGGGGCCTGTGGATCGTCCGCGTGGTGCTGCTCACCGCGGTGGTCGCCCACGGCGTCTCGGCGTACCAGCTCAGCCGGCTCGACCGGAAGGCCCGCCCCACCCGGTACGTGCACCGGCGTCGGCGCGCGAGCTACGCCACCCGCACCATGCGCTGGGGCGGCGTGATCATCGCCCTGTTCATCGTCTGGCACCTGCTGGACCTCACGACCCTCACCGTCAACGCGAACGCCCAGCCCGGGCACCCCTACGAGAACGTCGTGGCGACCTTCTCCACCTGGTACGGCAACGTGATCTACATCGTGGCCATGCTCGCCGTCGGACTGCACGTCCGGCACGGCTTCTGGAGCGCCGCCCAGACCCTCGGCGCCGGCAAGGCCCGCCGGGACCGCGCCCTGAAGGCCGCCGCGACCACGCTCGCCCTGGTCCTCACGGCGGGCTTCCTCGCCGTACCCGTCGCCGTCATGACCGGAGTCGTGAGCTGA
- the egtD gene encoding L-histidine N(alpha)-methyltransferase has protein sequence MSPFLLTRTLPEGATAADLRADVLHGLTRTPKELPPKWFYDARGSELFEEITRLPEYYPTRTERDILVARAPEIAAATRALTLVELGSGSSEKTRHLLRALRPRLADYVPVDVSESALTGAAAALTEELPGLRVHALVADFTRGLALPGTPGPRLVAFLGGTLGNLLPGERAGFLRSVRSLLEPGDALLLGTDLVKDEATLVAAYDDAAGVTAEFNKNVLAVLARELGADVDAGDFDHVAVWDREREWVEMRLRARRGLTVTIPELDLTVPFAAGEELRTEVSAKFRQEGVAAELAAAGMELSRWWTDERGWFALSLATVV, from the coding sequence GTGAGCCCGTTCCTGCTGACCCGCACCCTCCCCGAGGGCGCCACCGCCGCCGACCTGCGCGCCGACGTGCTGCACGGTCTGACCCGCACGCCGAAGGAGCTGCCGCCGAAGTGGTTCTACGACGCGCGCGGCAGCGAGCTGTTCGAGGAGATCACCCGGCTGCCCGAGTACTACCCGACCCGTACCGAGCGGGACATCCTGGTCGCGCGGGCGCCGGAGATCGCCGCGGCGACCCGGGCCCTGACCCTGGTGGAGCTGGGCTCGGGGTCGTCGGAGAAGACCCGGCACCTGCTGCGGGCGCTGCGACCGCGGCTCGCCGACTACGTGCCCGTCGACGTCAGCGAGTCGGCGCTGACCGGCGCGGCCGCGGCACTCACGGAGGAGCTGCCGGGGCTGCGCGTGCACGCCCTCGTCGCCGACTTCACCCGCGGCCTCGCCCTGCCGGGCACGCCGGGGCCGCGGCTGGTGGCCTTCCTGGGCGGCACCCTGGGCAATCTGCTGCCCGGGGAACGGGCCGGGTTCCTGCGGTCGGTGCGGTCGCTCCTGGAGCCGGGCGACGCGCTGCTCCTCGGCACGGACCTCGTCAAGGACGAGGCGACGCTGGTCGCGGCGTACGACGACGCGGCGGGGGTGACGGCGGAGTTCAACAAGAACGTGCTGGCGGTGCTCGCCCGGGAACTGGGCGCGGACGTCGACGCGGGCGACTTCGACCACGTGGCCGTGTGGGACCGGGAACGCGAGTGGGTGGAGATGCGGCTGCGGGCGCGGCGCGGGCTGACCGTGACGATCCCGGAGCTGGACCTCACCGTGCCGTTCGCGGCGGGTGAGGAGCTGCGGACGGAGGTGTCGGCGAAGTTCCGTCAGGAGGGGGTGGCGGCGGAACTGGCCGCGGCGGGGATGGAGTTGTCGCGGTGGTGGACCGATGAGCGGGGCTGGTTCGCGCTGTCGCTGGCGACCGTCGTCTGA
- a CDS encoding succinate dehydrogenase/fumarate reductase iron-sulfur subunit, translated as MRLTLRVWRQKNADAPGTMVTYDVDGVSRDMSFLEMLDTLNEELILRGEDPVAFDHDCREGICGACSMVIDGEAHGPERTTTCQLHMRAFQDGATIDIEPWRAAAFPVVKDLVVDRSAFDRIIQAGGYISAPTGSAPEAHATPVPKADADAAFEHAECIGCGACVAACPNGSAMLFTSAKVNHLNVLPQGAPERETRVLDMVAQMDAEGFGGCTLAGECATVCPKGIPLPSISAMNKEWLRAARRRAV; from the coding sequence ATGAGGCTCACCCTGCGCGTCTGGCGCCAGAAGAACGCCGACGCCCCCGGCACCATGGTCACCTACGACGTGGACGGCGTCTCGCGGGACATGTCGTTCCTGGAGATGCTCGACACCCTCAACGAGGAGCTCATCCTCCGCGGCGAGGACCCCGTCGCCTTCGACCACGACTGCCGCGAAGGCATCTGCGGCGCCTGCAGCATGGTCATCGACGGCGAGGCCCACGGCCCCGAACGCACCACCACCTGCCAGCTCCACATGCGCGCCTTCCAGGACGGCGCCACCATCGACATCGAGCCGTGGCGGGCCGCCGCCTTCCCCGTCGTCAAGGACCTCGTGGTCGACCGGTCCGCGTTCGACCGCATCATCCAGGCCGGCGGCTACATCAGCGCCCCCACCGGCTCCGCTCCGGAGGCGCACGCCACGCCCGTCCCGAAGGCCGACGCCGACGCCGCCTTCGAGCACGCCGAGTGCATCGGCTGCGGCGCCTGCGTCGCGGCCTGCCCCAACGGTTCGGCGATGCTCTTCACCTCGGCGAAGGTCAACCACCTCAACGTCCTGCCCCAGGGGGCGCCCGAGCGGGAGACCCGCGTCCTCGACATGGTGGCGCAGATGGACGCCGAGGGCTTCGGTGGCTGCACGCTGGCGGGGGAGTGTGCCACGGTCTGTCCCAAGGGCATCCCGCTGCCGTCCATCTCGGCGATGAACAAGGAGTGGCTGCGCGCCGCCCGCCGCCGGGCGGTTTAA
- a CDS encoding GNAT family N-acetyltransferase produces the protein MTTTTPAPALPAPAALPAPSSPARPQHPEIRAAAEATGRPRYRVALARTQEEVRAAQRLRHLVFAGELGAHLAGPEPGLDSDAFDAYCDHLLVREETTGEVVGTYRLLPPERARIAGRLYSDGEFDLSRLAPIRHDLVEVGRSCVHPAHRDGAVISLIWSGIARYMTRAGHDWLAGCCSLPLADGGALAAATWEAVRARHLAPEEYWVTPHRLWTPAPGTARPAARTDLPPLLRGYLRLGAWVCGAPAHDPDFGVADLYVLLSLRRTNPRYLRHFLALGAE, from the coding sequence ATGACCACGACGACCCCGGCCCCGGCCCTCCCGGCCCCCGCCGCCCTCCCGGCCCCGTCGTCCCCCGCCCGCCCGCAGCACCCGGAGATCCGGGCCGCGGCCGAGGCCACCGGCCGGCCCCGGTACCGCGTAGCCCTCGCCCGTACGCAGGAAGAGGTCCGGGCCGCCCAGCGGCTGCGGCACCTCGTCTTCGCCGGCGAGCTGGGCGCGCACCTCGCCGGGCCCGAACCCGGCCTCGACAGCGACGCCTTCGACGCCTACTGCGACCACCTCCTCGTCCGCGAGGAGACCACCGGCGAGGTCGTCGGCACGTACCGCCTCCTGCCGCCCGAGCGCGCCCGCATCGCCGGACGCCTCTACTCCGACGGCGAGTTCGACCTCTCCCGGCTGGCGCCCATCCGCCACGACCTGGTGGAGGTCGGCCGCTCCTGCGTCCACCCCGCCCACCGCGACGGCGCGGTCATCTCCCTCATCTGGTCCGGCATCGCCCGCTACATGACCCGCGCCGGGCACGACTGGCTCGCCGGCTGCTGCTCCCTGCCGCTCGCCGACGGCGGCGCCCTCGCCGCGGCCACCTGGGAGGCCGTCCGGGCCCGCCACCTCGCGCCCGAGGAGTACTGGGTCACCCCGCACCGGCTGTGGACCCCCGCCCCCGGCACCGCCCGGCCCGCCGCCCGCACCGATCTGCCGCCCCTGCTGCGCGGCTACCTTCGCCTCGGCGCCTGGGTGTGCGGCGCTCCGGCCCACGACCCCGACTTCGGCGTCGCCGACCTGTACGTCCTGCTGTCCCTGCGCCGCACCAACCCCCGTTACCTGCGCCACTTCCTCGCCCTCGGCGCGGAGTGA
- a CDS encoding MsnO8 family LLM class oxidoreductase, translating to MSLPVVAPLPVRLSVLDRSRLWEGGDGPQALRETVRLARYAEELGYHRFWVSEHHGVPGVAGSAPTVLAAAVAAATSTVRVGTGGVMLPNHRPLVVAEQFGVLESLFPGRIDMGVGRSVGFTDGIRRALGHGKEEADGFAEQLDELLGWFRGTQTAHPGVRALPAEGLRVPPFVLATGEGARIAAAAGLPLVVGDLKGRAKVVEAIGRYRSGFRPSPWAAEPYVVVAGTIAVAGTREEAARMLLPEAWSLAHARTRGAFPPLAPPEAVEARAVSAREREYLASGLRGHVHGTEGQVREALEEVVAQTGADELLVTTSTYDREALRDSFGRLARLAGLRPGPPPRGEERGGGASGTRDTP from the coding sequence GTGAGTCTCCCGGTCGTTGCCCCGCTCCCCGTCCGCCTCTCCGTCCTGGACCGCTCCCGGCTGTGGGAGGGCGGTGACGGGCCGCAGGCCCTGCGGGAGACCGTCCGCCTCGCCCGGTACGCGGAGGAGTTGGGGTACCACCGGTTCTGGGTGTCGGAGCACCATGGCGTGCCGGGGGTGGCCGGTTCGGCGCCGACCGTCCTGGCGGCCGCCGTGGCCGCGGCGACCTCGACCGTCCGGGTGGGGACCGGCGGGGTGATGCTCCCGAACCACCGTCCACTGGTGGTGGCGGAGCAGTTCGGGGTGCTGGAGTCGCTGTTCCCGGGCCGGATCGACATGGGGGTGGGCCGTTCGGTGGGGTTCACGGACGGGATCCGGCGGGCGCTCGGGCACGGCAAGGAGGAGGCGGACGGCTTCGCGGAGCAGCTGGACGAGCTGCTGGGCTGGTTCCGGGGCACGCAGACGGCGCACCCCGGGGTGCGGGCCCTGCCGGCGGAGGGGTTGCGCGTGCCGCCGTTCGTGCTGGCGACCGGCGAGGGGGCGCGGATCGCGGCCGCGGCGGGGCTGCCGCTGGTCGTGGGGGACCTGAAGGGGCGGGCGAAGGTCGTCGAGGCGATCGGCCGGTACCGTTCCGGTTTCCGTCCCTCGCCGTGGGCCGCGGAGCCGTACGTGGTGGTGGCGGGCACCATTGCGGTGGCCGGGACACGGGAGGAGGCGGCGCGGATGCTGCTGCCGGAGGCGTGGTCCCTCGCGCACGCGCGGACGCGCGGTGCGTTCCCGCCGCTGGCCCCGCCGGAGGCGGTGGAGGCCCGGGCCGTGTCGGCGCGGGAGCGGGAGTACCTCGCGTCGGGGCTGCGCGGGCACGTCCACGGTACGGAGGGGCAGGTGCGGGAGGCGCTGGAGGAGGTCGTGGCGCAGACCGGTGCGGACGAGTTGCTGGTGACGACGAGCACCTATGACCGGGAAGCGCTGCGGGACTCCTTCGGGAGGCTGGCGCGCCTGGCCGGGCTGCGACCGGGGCCGCCGCCCCGAGGGGAGGAGCGGGGCGGCGGCGCGTCGGGCACCCGGGACACCCCGTAG
- a CDS encoding dodecin, which translates to MSHHTYRVTEIVGTSHEGLDAAIGNGIARAAQTLHNLDWFEVTEIRGHLEDGRVAHYQVGMKVGFRLDGPDAGEA; encoded by the coding sequence ATGTCGCACCACACGTACCGCGTCACCGAGATCGTGGGCACCTCGCACGAGGGGCTGGACGCGGCGATCGGCAACGGCATCGCGCGGGCCGCGCAGACCCTGCACAACCTGGACTGGTTCGAGGTCACGGAGATCCGCGGGCACCTGGAGGACGGGCGCGTGGCGCACTACCAGGTCGGGATGAAGGTCGGTTTCCGGCTCGACGGTCCGGACGCCGGCGAGGCGTGA
- a CDS encoding lysophospholipid acyltransferase family protein yields the protein MSAWLPSSPCTPRRCATPAHPAAGRLRAVSRLLAGVGAVLAGLVLAPLASPLAPAARHRLARLWCRTVLRSFGVRTRVIGVPPPGAHLVVANHVSWLDVPLLAAVLPGRMVAKREVRDWPLLGPVAALGGTLFLDRDRLRTLPGAVRAMARTLGAGHRVVVFPEGSTWCGRARGAFRPAAFQAALDAGAPVLPVRIAYRPLGPAAFVGDDPLVVSLWRVVSAGALTAELRLLPPLPAGLHTDRRALARAAHTAVTGRAAPGDDTGRAAGVGHASHIKHAPRDVWHAPRDAGHPPRTGQVPRTGHAPRDAGHPPRTGQVPRVRAEPQTTVASDSANQPRSSVHHRDNSIPAAASSAATPS from the coding sequence ATGAGCGCCTGGCTGCCCTCCTCGCCCTGTACCCCGCGCCGCTGCGCGACCCCGGCCCACCCGGCGGCCGGCCGCCTCCGCGCCGTCTCGCGCCTGCTCGCCGGGGTGGGCGCCGTCCTCGCCGGGCTCGTCCTCGCGCCGCTCGCCTCGCCCCTCGCCCCGGCCGCCCGGCACCGGCTCGCCCGGCTGTGGTGCCGTACCGTGCTCCGCTCGTTCGGCGTCCGTACCCGCGTCATCGGGGTCCCGCCGCCCGGCGCGCACCTCGTCGTCGCCAACCACGTTTCCTGGCTCGACGTACCGCTGCTCGCCGCTGTCCTGCCCGGCCGCATGGTCGCCAAGCGGGAGGTGCGGGACTGGCCGCTGCTCGGCCCGGTCGCCGCACTCGGCGGCACGCTCTTCCTCGACCGCGACCGTCTGCGCACCCTGCCGGGCGCCGTCCGCGCCATGGCCCGCACCCTCGGCGCGGGGCACCGCGTCGTCGTCTTCCCCGAGGGCTCCACCTGGTGCGGCCGGGCCCGCGGCGCCTTCCGCCCGGCGGCCTTCCAGGCGGCGCTCGACGCGGGCGCCCCGGTCCTGCCGGTACGGATCGCCTACCGGCCGCTCGGACCCGCCGCGTTCGTCGGCGACGACCCCCTCGTCGTCTCGCTGTGGCGGGTCGTATCGGCGGGCGCCCTCACCGCCGAACTGCGGCTCCTGCCGCCCCTCCCGGCCGGGCTCCACACCGACCGGCGCGCCCTGGCCCGCGCCGCGCACACGGCGGTGACGGGCCGGGCCGCGCCCGGGGACGACACCGGGCGCGCGGCCGGTGTCGGGCACGCGTCCCACATCAAGCACGCACCCCGCGACGTGTGGCACGCACCCCGCGACGCCGGGCACCCGCCTCGCACCGGGCAGGTGCCCCGCACCGGGCACGCACCCCGCGACGCCGGGCACCCGCCCCGCACCGGGCAGGTGCCCCGCGTCCGGGCCGAGCCTCAGACGACGGTCGCCAGCGACAGCGCGAACCAGCCCCGCTCATCGGTCCACCACCGCGACAACTCCATCCCCGCCGCGGCCAGTTCCGCCGCCACCCCCTCCTGA
- a CDS encoding phosphatase domain-containing protein, translated as MTSDSRPLAVFDLDNTLSDARHRQHFLQRTPRDWDGFFGAAPQDPPLPPGVALCLEAARQCEIRYLTGRPERCRRDSLDWLALHGLPEGRLHMRRDDDRRPARVTKLEVLRRIGRSREVRMLVDDDELVCDAAAKAGFRVVRADWALASDALRQAQEKEGRT; from the coding sequence GTGACGAGCGACAGCAGGCCCCTGGCCGTGTTCGACCTGGACAACACCCTCTCCGACGCGAGGCACCGCCAGCACTTCCTGCAGCGCACCCCGCGCGACTGGGACGGCTTCTTCGGCGCGGCCCCGCAGGATCCGCCCCTGCCGCCCGGTGTCGCCCTGTGCCTGGAGGCGGCACGGCAGTGCGAGATCCGCTACCTCACCGGACGGCCCGAGCGGTGCCGCCGCGACAGCCTGGACTGGCTCGCCCTGCACGGACTGCCCGAGGGCCGCCTCCACATGCGCCGCGACGACGACCGGCGACCGGCGAGGGTGACGAAGCTGGAGGTGCTGCGCCGCATCGGCCGCAGCCGCGAGGTGCGCATGCTCGTCGACGACGACGAGTTGGTCTGCGACGCTGCCGCGAAGGCCGGGTTCCGCGTCGTGCGCGCGGACTGGGCGCTCGCCTCGGACGCGCTGCGCCAGGCCCAGGAGAAGGAGGGCCGCACCTGA
- a CDS encoding extracellular solute-binding protein, producing MKKRTLGPAALVSALALTGCGLVPGQDGGSRTVTVWLMKGSASDEFLQRFTTAYEREHPDVRLEIVIQEWTGIGKKVTAALAGDDAPDAIEVGNTQVARYAGSERLYDLTLESVRDLGREEWLPGLAEPGSIDGSQYGIPWYAANRVVVYRKDLFRQAGVEEPPKTREQWLEDTEKVNGTGAQGIYLAGQDWYTLAGFVWDEGGELAVEKDGAWVGALDSPAALRGMDFYRTLQSLGSGPVDADEENPPQAEVFARGRVAQIIATPGVAAAIEERNPSLAARLGFFPVPGRTAKEPGAVFTGGSVLVVPVNAGERAAGIDVVKALAGEKWQTDLARTMHYVPNKTSLASVVEGQEATAAMAAGAARGRATPNSPHWADVEADNPIKPYMTAVLQGRDPRAAARAASARITDALAG from the coding sequence GTGAAGAAGCGCACGCTCGGCCCCGCCGCGCTCGTGTCCGCCCTCGCCCTGACCGGCTGCGGTCTCGTCCCCGGCCAGGACGGCGGCAGCCGCACCGTCACCGTCTGGCTCATGAAGGGCAGCGCCTCCGACGAGTTCCTCCAGCGGTTCACCACCGCCTACGAGCGGGAGCACCCCGACGTCCGCCTGGAGATCGTCATCCAGGAGTGGACCGGCATCGGCAAGAAGGTCACCGCCGCGCTCGCCGGCGACGACGCCCCCGACGCCATCGAGGTCGGCAACACCCAGGTGGCCCGGTACGCCGGCAGCGAGCGGCTGTACGACCTGACCCTGGAGTCCGTGCGCGACCTCGGCCGCGAGGAGTGGCTGCCCGGCCTCGCCGAGCCCGGCAGCATCGACGGCAGCCAGTACGGGATTCCCTGGTACGCGGCCAACCGGGTCGTCGTCTACCGCAAGGACCTCTTCCGGCAGGCCGGCGTGGAGGAGCCGCCCAAGACCCGCGAGCAGTGGCTGGAGGACACGGAGAAGGTCAACGGCACCGGCGCCCAGGGCATCTACCTCGCCGGCCAGGACTGGTACACCCTCGCCGGGTTCGTCTGGGACGAGGGCGGCGAGCTCGCCGTGGAGAAGGACGGCGCCTGGGTCGGCGCGCTCGACTCGCCCGCCGCGCTCCGCGGCATGGACTTCTACCGGACACTCCAGTCCCTCGGCTCCGGCCCGGTCGACGCCGACGAGGAGAACCCGCCCCAGGCCGAGGTCTTCGCCCGCGGCCGGGTCGCCCAGATCATCGCCACGCCCGGCGTGGCCGCCGCCATCGAGGAGCGCAACCCCTCCCTCGCCGCCCGGCTCGGCTTCTTCCCGGTGCCGGGCAGGACGGCGAAGGAGCCGGGCGCCGTCTTCACCGGCGGCTCCGTCCTGGTCGTCCCCGTGAACGCCGGCGAACGGGCCGCCGGGATCGACGTGGTCAAGGCGCTCGCCGGCGAGAAGTGGCAGACGGACCTGGCCCGCACCATGCACTACGTCCCCAACAAGACGTCCCTGGCGTCCGTCGTCGAGGGCCAGGAGGCCACCGCCGCCATGGCCGCGGGCGCCGCGCGGGGCCGAGCCACGCCCAACTCGCCGCACTGGGCGGACGTCGAGGCAGACAACCCCATCAAGCCGTACATGACGGCCGTCCTCCAGGGGCGCGACCCCAGGGCGGCCGCTCGCGCGGCGTCCGCGCGGATCACCGACGCCCTGGCGGGCTGA
- a CDS encoding fumarate reductase/succinate dehydrogenase flavoprotein subunit yields MSAYTAYTTGEPIADTRAPEGPIAERWDRRRFEAKLVNPANRRKHTVIVVGTGLAGGSAGATLAEQGYRVVQFCYQDSPRRAHSIAAQGGINAAKNYRNDGDSVHRLFYDTVKGGDFRARESNVHRLAQISVEIIDQCVAQGVPFAREYGGLLDTRSFGGVQVSRTFYARGQTGQQLLLGAYQALSRQIAAGNVELHPRTEMLDLIVVDGRARGIVARDLVTGRIETHFADAVVLATGGYGNVFYLSTNAMNSNATAVWRAHRRGAYFANPCFTQIHPTCIPRTGEHQSKLTLMSESLRNDGRIWVPKARGDDRPPHEIPEDERDYYLERIYPSFGNLVPRDIASRAAKNVCDEGRGVGPGGQGVYLDFADAIRRMGRRAVEEKYGNLFDMYERITAEDPYEVPMRIYPAVHYTMGGLWVDYDLRTTVPGLFAIGEANFSDHGANRLGASALMQGLADGYFVLPSTINDYLARAPRPEPLTADHPAVAEAVGTTEERLRRILAVDGDRTPDSFHRELGELMWEHCGMARTDEGLRTALDRIPLIREEFWRRVRVPGTGEEFNQSLEKANRIVDYLELAELMCLDALHRTESCGGHFREESQTPDGEAARKDDAFSYAAAWEFRGTGAAPILHREDLVFEYVHPTQRSYA; encoded by the coding sequence ATGAGCGCCTACACCGCCTACACCACCGGCGAGCCGATCGCCGACACCCGCGCCCCCGAGGGCCCCATCGCCGAGCGCTGGGACCGGCGCCGCTTCGAGGCGAAGCTGGTCAACCCGGCCAATCGCCGCAAGCACACCGTCATCGTCGTCGGCACCGGCCTCGCCGGCGGCTCCGCCGGCGCGACCCTCGCCGAACAGGGTTACCGCGTCGTGCAGTTCTGCTACCAGGACTCGCCGCGCCGCGCCCACTCCATCGCCGCACAGGGCGGCATCAACGCCGCGAAGAACTACCGCAACGACGGCGACTCGGTCCACCGCCTCTTCTACGACACCGTCAAGGGCGGCGACTTCCGCGCCCGCGAGTCCAACGTCCACCGGCTCGCCCAGATCTCCGTGGAGATCATCGACCAGTGCGTCGCCCAGGGCGTCCCCTTCGCCCGCGAGTACGGCGGACTGCTCGACACCCGATCCTTCGGCGGCGTGCAGGTCTCCCGCACCTTCTACGCCCGCGGGCAGACGGGCCAGCAGCTCCTCCTCGGCGCCTACCAGGCCCTGTCCCGGCAGATCGCCGCCGGGAACGTCGAGTTGCACCCGCGCACCGAGATGCTCGACCTGATCGTCGTCGACGGGCGGGCCCGCGGCATCGTCGCCCGCGACCTGGTCACCGGCCGGATCGAGACGCACTTCGCGGACGCCGTCGTCCTCGCCACCGGCGGCTACGGCAACGTCTTCTACCTCTCCACCAACGCCATGAACTCCAACGCGACCGCCGTCTGGCGGGCGCACCGGCGCGGCGCGTACTTCGCCAACCCCTGCTTCACCCAGATCCACCCGACCTGCATCCCGCGCACCGGCGAGCACCAGTCGAAGCTGACCCTGATGAGCGAGTCCCTGCGCAACGACGGCCGGATCTGGGTGCCGAAGGCGCGCGGCGACGACCGGCCGCCGCACGAGATCCCCGAGGACGAGCGCGACTACTACCTGGAGCGGATCTACCCCTCCTTCGGCAACCTCGTGCCCCGCGACATCGCCTCCCGCGCCGCGAAGAACGTCTGCGACGAGGGCAGGGGGGTGGGCCCCGGCGGCCAGGGCGTCTACCTGGACTTCGCCGACGCCATCCGCCGCATGGGCCGCCGGGCGGTGGAGGAGAAGTACGGCAACCTCTTCGACATGTACGAGCGGATCACCGCCGAGGACCCGTACGAGGTGCCGATGCGGATCTACCCCGCCGTGCACTACACGATGGGCGGCCTGTGGGTCGACTACGACCTCCGGACCACCGTCCCCGGTCTGTTCGCGATCGGCGAGGCCAACTTCTCCGACCACGGCGCCAACCGGCTCGGCGCCTCCGCGCTGATGCAGGGCCTCGCCGACGGCTACTTCGTCCTGCCGTCGACCATCAACGACTACCTGGCGCGCGCCCCGCGCCCCGAACCGCTCACCGCGGACCACCCGGCGGTCGCCGAGGCCGTGGGCACGACCGAGGAGCGGCTGCGCCGCATCCTCGCCGTCGACGGCGACCGCACCCCCGACTCCTTCCACCGGGAGCTCGGCGAACTCATGTGGGAGCACTGCGGCATGGCCCGCACCGACGAGGGGCTGCGCACGGCACTCGACCGGATCCCCCTCATCCGCGAGGAGTTCTGGCGCCGCGTCCGCGTCCCGGGCACCGGCGAGGAGTTCAACCAGTCCCTGGAGAAGGCCAACCGGATCGTCGACTACCTGGAACTCGCCGAGCTCATGTGCCTCGACGCGCTGCACCGCACCGAGTCCTGCGGCGGCCACTTCCGCGAGGAGTCCCAGACCCCGGACGGCGAGGCCGCCCGCAAGGACGACGCCTTCTCCTACGCGGCCGCCTGGGAGTTCCGCGGCACCGGCGCCGCCCCCATCCTGCACCGGGAAGACCTGGTCTTCGAGTACGTCCACCCCACCCAGCGGAGCTACGCATGA
- a CDS encoding LysR family transcriptional regulator gives MQFQQLVYFVAVAETRHFTRAAERVHVSQPSLSQQVRALEKELGAELFSRARGNITLTDAGEALLPLARRILADADTARQEVQELVRLRRGRVRLGATPSLCTGLLPEVLRAFHALYPGVRLLIEEGGSHDLVRELARGALDLALVVLPLPTPSPALTTVELLREDLVVVSSTAEPAPRRPVRIRDLEGRPMVMFRHGYDLRELTVAACRAEGFEPSFTVEGGEMDAVLGFVRAGLGVAVVPSMVARAGRDLRVTALAPPGLRRTIALAHRSDVAPPRAARELQQVLLQSLPGR, from the coding sequence ATGCAGTTCCAGCAGCTCGTGTACTTCGTGGCCGTGGCCGAGACGCGGCACTTCACCCGGGCCGCCGAGCGCGTCCACGTCTCGCAGCCGTCGCTCTCGCAGCAGGTGCGCGCCCTGGAGAAGGAGCTGGGCGCCGAGCTGTTCAGCCGGGCCCGGGGCAACATCACCCTGACCGACGCGGGCGAGGCGCTGCTGCCGCTCGCGCGGCGCATCCTCGCCGACGCGGACACCGCCCGGCAGGAGGTGCAGGAGCTGGTGCGGCTTCGGCGCGGGCGGGTGCGGCTGGGCGCGACGCCGAGCCTGTGCACCGGGCTGCTGCCGGAGGTCCTGCGGGCCTTCCACGCGCTGTACCCGGGCGTCCGGCTCCTGATCGAGGAGGGCGGTTCGCACGACCTCGTGCGGGAGCTGGCGCGGGGCGCGCTCGACCTGGCGCTGGTCGTCCTGCCGCTGCCGACGCCGTCACCCGCGCTGACGACGGTGGAACTGCTCCGGGAGGACCTGGTGGTCGTCTCCTCGACGGCGGAACCGGCGCCGCGGCGGCCCGTGCGGATCCGGGACCTGGAGGGGCGCCCGATGGTCATGTTCCGGCACGGGTACGACCTGCGGGAGCTGACGGTGGCCGCCTGCCGGGCGGAGGGCTTCGAGCCGTCGTTCACCGTGGAGGGCGGCGAGATGGACGCCGTCCTGGGCTTCGTGCGGGCGGGGCTGGGCGTGGCGGTGGTGCCCAGCATGGTGGCCCGGGCGGGGCGCGACCTGCGGGTGACGGCGCTGGCGCCGCCGGGGCTGCGGCGGACCATCGCGCTGGCGCACCGCAGCGACGTCGCGCCGCCCCGGGCGGCCCGGGAGCTCCAGCAGGTGCTGCTCCAGTCGCTGCCGGGGCGCTGA